A genomic window from Pecten maximus chromosome 4, xPecMax1.1, whole genome shotgun sequence includes:
- the LOC117326456 gene encoding collagen alpha-1(I) chain-like, with protein sequence MVLTGLPDPWCWVYHSSRASLIHGAGFTTPQRPSLIHRAGFTTSLGPSLIHGAGFTTPPGPSLIHGAGFTTPPGPSLIHGAGFTTPLGPSLIHGARFTTPLGPSLIHGAGFTTSLGPSLIHGAGFTTPLGPSLIHGAGFTTPLGPSLIHGAGFTTPQRPSLIHGAGFTTPLGPSLIHGAGFTTPLGPSLIHGAGFTTPLGPSLIHGAGFTTPLGPSLIHGAGFTTPLGPSLIHGAGFTTPLGPSLIHGAGFTTPLGPSLIHGAGFTTSLGPSLIHGAGFTTPLGPSLIHGAGFTTPLGPSLIHSAGFTIPLRPSLIHGAGFTTPPGPSLIHGAGFTTPPGPSLVHGAGFTTPPGPSLIHGAGFTTPPGPSLIHGAWFTTPPGPSLIHGAGFTTPPGPSLIHGAAFTTPLGPSLIHGAGFTTPLGPSLIHGAGFTTPLGPSLIHGAGFTTPLGPSPIHGAGFTTPLGPSLIHGAGFTTSLGPSLIHGTGFTTPLGPSLIHGAGFTTSLGPSLIHGAGFTTPLGPSLIHGAGFTTPLGPSLIHGAGFTTPPGPSLIHGAGFTTPPGPSLIHGAGFTTPLGPSLIHGAGFTTPLGPSLIHGSGFTTPPGPSLIHGAGFTTPLGPSLIHGSGFTTPLGPSLIHGAGFTTPLGPSLIHGAGFTTPLGPSLIHGAGFTTPLGPSLIHGTGFTTPLGPSLIHGAGFTTPLGPSLIHGAGFTTPLEPSLIHGAGFTTLPIFCYLWS encoded by the exons ATGGTGCTCACA GGCCTCCCTGATCCATGGTGCTGGGTTTACCACTCCTCTAGGGCCTCCCTGATCCATGGTGCTGGGTTTACCACTCCTCAAAGGCCCTCTCTGATCCATAGAGCTGGGTTTACCACTTCTCTAGGGCCCTCCCTGATCCATGGTGCTGGGTTTACCACTCCTCCAGGGCCCTCCCTGATCCATGGTGCTGGGTTTACCACTCCTCCAGGGCCCTCCCTGATCCATGGTGCTGGGTTTACCACTCCTCTAGGACCATCCCTGATCCATGGTGCTAGGTTTACCACTCCTCTAGGGCCATCCCTGATCCATGGTGCTGGGTTTACCACTTCTCTAGGGCCCTCCCTGATCCATGGTGCTGGGTTTACCACTCCTCTAGGGCCCTCCCTGATCCATGGTGCCGGGTTTACCACTCCTCTAGGGCCCTCCCTGATCCATGGTGCTGGGTTTACCACTCCTCAAAGGCCCTCTCTGATCCATGGTGCTGGGTTTACCACTCCTCTAGGGCCCTCCCTGATCCATGGTGCTGGGTTTACCACTCCTCTAGGGCCCTCCCTGATCCATGGTGCTGGGTTTACCACTCCTCTAGGGCCCTCCCTGATCCATGGTGCTGGGTTTACCACTCCTCTAGGGCCCTCCCTGATCCATGGTGCTGGGTTTACCACTCCTCTAGGGCCCTCCCTGATCCATGGTGCTGGGTTTACCACTCCTCTAGGGCCCTCCCTGATCCATGGTGCTGGGTTTACCACTCCTCTAGGGCCCTCCCTGATCCATGGTGCTGGGTTTACCACTTCTCTAGGGCCCTCCCTGATCCATGGTGCTGGGTTTACCACTCCTCTAGGGCCCTCCCTGATCCATGGTGCTGGGTTTACCACTCCTCTAGGGCCCTCTCTGATCCATAGTGCTGGGTTTACCATTCCTCTACGGCCCTCCCTGATCCATGGTGCTGGGTTTACCACTCCTCCAGGGCCCTCCCTGATCCATGGTGCTGGGTTTACCACTCCTCCAGGGCCATCCCTGGTCCATGGTGCTGGGTTTACCACTCCTCCAGGGCCCTCCCTGATCCATGGTGCTGGGTTTACCACTCCTCCAGGGCCCTCCCTGATCCATGGTGCTTGGTTTACCACTCCTCCAGGGCCCTCCCTGATCCATGGTGCTGGGTTTACCACTCCTCCAGGGCCCTCCCTGATCCATGGTGCTGCGTTTACCACTCCTCTAGGACCCTCCCTGATCCATGGTGCTGGGTTTACCACTCCTCTAGGACCCTCCCTGATCCATGGTGCTGGGTTTACCACTCCTCTAGGGCCATCCCTGATCCATGGTGCTGGGTTTACCACTCCTCTAGGACCATCCCCGATCCATGGTGCTGGGTTTACCACTCCTCTAGGGCCCTCCCTGATCCATGGTGCTGGGTTTACCACTTCTCTAGGGCCCTCCCTGATCCATGGTACTGGGTTTACCACTCCTCTAGGGCCCTCCCTGATCCATGGTGCTGGGTTTACCACTTCTCTAGGGCCCTCCCTGATCCATGGTGCTGGGTTTACCACTCCTCTAGGGCCCTCCCTGATCCATGGTGCTGGGTTTACCACTCCTCTAGGGCCCTCCCTGATCCATGGTGCTGGGTTTACCACTCCTCCAGGGCCCTCCCTGATCCATGGTGCTGGGTTTACCACTCCTCCAGGGCCCTCCCTGATCCATGGTGCTGGGTTTACAACTCCTCTAGGGCCCTCCCTGATCCATGGTGCTGGGTTTACCACTCCTCTAGGACCATCCCTGATCCATGGTTCTGGGTTTACCACTCCTCCAGGACCCTCCCTGATCCATGGTGCTGGGTTTACCACTCCTCTAGGGCCCTCCCTGATCCATGGTTCTGGGTTTACCACTCCTCTAGGACCCTCCCTGATCCATGGTGCTGGGTTTACCACTCCTCTAGGGCCCTCCCTGATCCATGGTGCTGGGTTTACCACTCCTCTAGGGCCCTCCCTGATCCATGGTGCTGGGTTTACCACTCCTCTAGGGCCCTCCCTGATCCATGGTACTGGGTTTACCACTCCTCTAGGGCCCTCCCTGATCCATGGTGCTGGGTTTACCACTCCTCTAGGGCCCTCCCTGATCCATGGTGCTGGGTTTACCACTCCTCTAGAACCATCCCTGATCCATGGTGCTGGGTTTACCACTCTTCCTATCTTTTGTTACCTATGGTCCTGA
- the LOC117325577 gene encoding uncharacterized protein LOC117325577 — MVEYFHEKINFLQAMMDRFYKPGSARETGTLYQLRNVINGRNVTKNVSADYHAVGSFIDLVTSVHVTAAALKAFGMDSIEDPCPKVPLFTEFVDEGSKKRLLDRIVGEIVDTFFLNSLTVTVNRIEDDATAIEGPIVDDGVYNYATNVTKYGLLRKISVLATRNGDGIRQIRHWKYGLFKH; from the exons ATGGTGGAATATTTTCATGAGAAAATAAATTTCCTGCAG gcAATGATGGACCGGTTCTACAAACCAGGAAGTGCACGAGAAACAGGCACATTGTATCAACTAAGGAATGTCATAAATGGAAGAAATGTCACAAAAAATGTGAGTGCAGATTATCATGCAGTTGGATCTTTTATTGACCTAGTGACAAGTGTTCATGTTACTGCAGCAGCTCTGAAAGCATTTGGAATGGATAGCATTGAGGATCCCTGTCCAAAAGTCCCACTGTTCACAGAATTTGTTGATGAAGGATCCAAAAAGAGGTTGTTAGATAGGATTGTTGGGGAAATAGTGGACACATTCTTCTTGAACAGCTTGACAGTAACAGTCAATAGGATTGAGGATGATGCAACTGCCATTGAAGGGCCAATAGTTGATGATGGAGTGTACAATTATGCCACCAATGTCACAAAATATGGGCTTCTCAGGAAAATCTCTGTTCTAGCTACTAGAAATGGGGATGGTATTCGACAGATAAGACACTGGAAGTATGGtctatttaagcattga